One Spodoptera frugiperda isolate SF20-4 chromosome 30, AGI-APGP_CSIRO_Sfru_2.0, whole genome shotgun sequence genomic window carries:
- the LOC118269971 gene encoding putative carbonic anhydrase 3 — MLIFVVILSQFLLELAAVNVTPETKISSTSNFIWSYDDESKWPGKLCQSGGKRQSPIDIRTDDVVRDFRKEFIKYGPLKFTGYKKVLTTGINNGHTIQFSTEGEDLMHPLISGGPLKYRYRLEQLHFHWLSEHAVNGVKYPMEIHFVHVRADLTVNQALHRKDGLAIVSVFGNVQSELDDSDLHMGEVMTHVPKLMRPGNRLSGVLLDMSKLLNVDKSSYYTYAGSLTSPDCNEAVIWIIFTTPIVLTDAQYRMFANIGIVRHNFRSLQKVNQQVVYMPVEVKVKVPHIVQFFVDVGRAVTDFFKNFGTFVSNGIHVR, encoded by the exons ATGTTGATATTTGTAGTTATTCTCTCCCAGTTTTTATTAG aaTTAGCAGCTGTAAATGTGACTCCTGAGACTAAGATTTCTTCTACTTCCAATTTTATTTGGTCTTATGATG ATGAGTCCAAGTGGCCTGGTAAACTCTGCCAGTCAGGCGGCAAACGGCAGTCTCCCATTGACATCAGGACTGATGATGTGGTCCGAGACTTTAGGAAGGAGTTCATCAAGTATGGGCCGCTCAAATTCACAGGATATAAGAAGGTCCTTACCACTGGCATCAATAATGGACATACTA TACAATTCAGCACGGAGGGAGAGGATCTGATGCACCCGCTGATCTCTGGTGGACCTCTCAAGTATCGCTACAGGCTCGAACAGCTGCACTTCCACTGGCTCTCGGAACACGCCGTAAACGGTGTCAA ATATCCAATGGAGATACATTTCGTCCACGTGCGAGCTGATCTCACCGTGAACCAGGCGTTGCACAGAAAGGATGGGCTAGCCATCGTCTCTGTCTTCGGCAAT GTACAAAGTGAATTAGACGACAGCGACTTACATATGGGAGAAGTGATGACGCACGTTCCGAAGCTGATGAGGCCAGGAAACCGGCTCAGTGGGGTGCTCCTCGATATGTC AAAGCTGTTGAATGTGGACAAGTCTTCATACTACACATACGCGGGATCCCTGACGTCACCGGACTGCAACGAGGCTGTCATCTGGATCATCTTCACAACTCCAATAGTCTTAACGGATGCACAG TACCGCATGTTCGCCAACATAGGCATAGTGCGGCACAACTTCAGGAGCCTGCAGAAGGTGAACCAGCAGGTGGTGTACATGCCCGTGGAGGTCAAGGTCAAGGTGCCGCACATCGTGCAGTTCTTCGTGGACGTCGGCAGGGCCGTCACTGACTTCTTCAAGAATTTTGGCAC ATTCGTGTCAAACGGCATCCACGTACGATAG